The nucleotide sequence GATGTCCTGGGATGAGTATTCAAGGGCTGGGAGCTTGGCTCCCTCTATCCACAACCACTCTCCAGGTGACCCCAGGAGATCTGTGGCACCTGCCTCCCTGCTTGCATCTGTCCCTCCATgcttccctctgccatgggccagttttcagccctgctctgtccctctGGTGCTGCTCCAGCCAAAGACAGCCACTTCACCTCATTTTGTCTCTTTTTGatacttttttttaaagctgtggGTTCCCCCCCCCTTAATAAATTTCTACCTGTATTTAATGAGATGCACAAAGCCTCTTCTGCCTTCCTGGGCCTAGGGACATGGCACATTTAGAGGGTTCTggttgttttggtgttggttggtGTGGCTGGGAGCGCCTGGTGCCGATGTCCTGATGTGCAGGGCTGTAGTGTCCCCTAGCACTCCTCCATCTGTCCCCCCAGTGCCTCTCCCTGTGAGGgaggcagggtttggagcatctcaagcagaagcagcagccaactATCTGGAGCAAAAAGAcccacagcacctcctgacCATGCCCAAGGTCAGTATCACCCTTGCCTCTATCCCACCCTTTATCAACTGACCCAGGGCTGGATTTGCCCTGTCTCCCCCAAAGCTGGGATGCTCCAAGGAGGGTTGACTCATGCTGACTGGTGCCCTTTCTCTGGCCACTGATGATCAGCGTGAGACAGGAACACACAGAGGCTGTACTAGAAACCATCATCAAGTCTTTATTTGCTGCTTCATAACAGCCTAAGGCATTTCCAGAGAGCTTGTCCTGGGCCAGTTGTGGGTGTTGTGTTGCAGGGGGGCCTTTGACCTCTCCCCTCCAGGAGGCtctgcattgtgctgctgggggtggccaTGGACTTGGGGGTATGGTCCAGGGGGGGTCTGAAATGATGTCTGCAAGGCAGGGAAGTAGCTGCTGGTACCACTGGTCTGGGGGCTGTTCAAGGTTTGGCTGTGGCAGACTTTGCTCATGGTGGTGATGTTGGAGGTGGGAGAGGTACAAGTTATGTACAGCCTTTGGTGGGGGTCTCAGCAAAAggtggctgtgggtgcccctaaTGCAGCAACCCCCCCGTGCAGCTGCTCCTAGGGCAGTGCCTTCCCTCCCAGGGTGGGCACACAACCCTGAGCCCACCCAGGCTTTGGCACAGCCCTGGTTAAAGCCAAGGCCagggtggtggggggtggggtcaGTGCTTCCAGTGGGGTCAGGCAGGAGATTTCTATcccagtccctgcagggctgggatgggaccaggctgagctcctggctgaaggcagatgtggcagaggaggagcagctgtggccgGGGCCAGCCAGGGACGATGTGCAGCCGTGGTGGGGGTGGAGAGGGGTCATAGGCTCTTAgtcacctccccagcccctctgcagcccctcctgagcgGGGCTGGCGCGGAGGGCGCTCAGCAGCCGCTGTTCCTGCGCATGAAGGCGTGTCCCCTCACCGAGTGCTGCATCTCCACGAAGGCCATGCCCCCCACCGTCACCTGGCAGGGCCCCAGCGCCTCGAAGCCACACTTCTGGTAGAAGGGCACCAGGAACTCTTCGCACATGAGCAGGGCGCGGCGGGCGCAGGGCAGGCAGCGCAGGTACTGCAGGTACCTCCACATCAGGATGgagcccttgccctgctgccggAAGGTGCGGTGCACGGCCAGCACGTGGATGTGCACAGCCGTGCCCTGCGGCTTGTGCAGGGTCAGggcctcctgccaggggagagcaggggttAGTGGCACCAGGAGGTCCCATCCTGTGTGTGTCTTGGTGGATCCCACCCCCCGCCAGTGAATCAAGGTCCAcgcagaatgttaggggttggaagagacctctaagagaTCGTTGATTCcgaccccccctgccagagctggatcacctagggcacacaggaaggcatctgggtgggttttgaaagactgcagagaaggagactccacaagctctctgggcagcctactccagggctctgtcaccctcacagtaaagaagctcctcctcctgttgaagtggaaccttctgtgttccagtttgtacctgtcGTTCCTGGTCCTATAACTGGGCACCACTCCTTcatcctgccacccacccctcaggtatttgtagatgttgataagatcccctctcacccTTCCCCTCTCAACACTAATCATCCTCCCCCAAAGGGAGGAGGGTCCtggtgctctctctctcttcacttCCCCCCATCATCCTTTGGCATTTTAAAATGATTGTGTGGTGGCATTATGTGGCATATGTTTTAACAGCACCAGTAAAATTAACGAATGAGGAAGTTCGtttcccccagagctgccctggggctagCAGGGTCTTGGGAAAAGGCTCAGCGAGTGGCTCCaggaagctgctcctgctcgccaggctctggcagtgctgcttctaGTGCCTAAACTGGGAAGAGCAGGGTCTGGCTCTTACCTGCCTGAGCCTCTCCTGGTCCCAGAGGGAGCCGATGATGAAGGCCACCAGCCGCCCTTCCTCAAACCAGCCGAGGGAGAGCTCCGGGCACAGGTTCAGAAAGTGGCGGATCTCGTCCAGGTGCAGGGGACAGTCCCCAGAGACAGAGATAAAGGCTGGAGGGGGATGGTAGTGAGCTCAGCAAGGGGCACCACGCCACCCAGACCCAGAAAACCTCCTCAGCAGTGATGTAGGCAGAGAAAGCAGGATGGAAGGGGGAGAGATGGCACatgttctgctgcctgcctgggctgaAGGAGCTCTAAGGGACAGGGGTGGCTctagggagcagctctgcacccccagagACAGCCCATGGCCTGGTTCCCTGTTCTCATTGCTGATTCCAGGGCTACAGCAGCAGGTGCTAAGATGAACTCCCCCTTCTGGCATCTCCCTGGCTTTGCCctttggagaggagggagaaataCGGCGGTGAGTCTGGAtgagggaggctgggaagtgggagttggggtggaaggaaggggggaagttGCTGGAAGTGCATCTCAAAGGGCCCCTGTGCAACAGAGCTGCTTCCActcatcttctccctctcccacccTACTCATTGGCTCTtacagggcagctgggaagagcTGCTCCCTTCTCACCTTGTCCTGCTCTGAGATCACTCCAAGCTGCCTAGCCCAGTGGCTCCCTCCATCATCATCTATGAGGGCGTGCAGGGGGGGTTGCCACCACAGTGTGCCCCAAGGAGCAGATTAAAAGAGTAGGGCATCTTTGGCTGATACCACCAGGCAGGACGTCCCCGGGCAGCCTCTTACCTTCCCGCTCGATCTCGAAGACGCTGACGGCGTCCTCGGGGCTGAGGCAGCGGAACTCGCTGGCCGGCAGCGTGTGCCGGCGCTGGCCCCCGGGGGAGCTGCGGGGGGACCGCAGGTGAACAGGCTTCAGGAAAGGCAGCGCGCTGAGCACCGACATCCTTATCCTCCTCCTCACTGGTTTCTCA is from Dryobates pubescens isolate bDryPub1 chromosome 20, bDryPub1.pri, whole genome shotgun sequence and encodes:
- the AANAT gene encoding serotonin N-acetyltransferase, which gives rise to MSVLSALPFLKPVHLRSPRSSPGGQRRHTLPASEFRCLSPEDAVSVFEIEREAFISVSGDCPLHLDEIRHFLNLCPELSLGWFEEGRLVAFIIGSLWDQERLRQEALTLHKPQGTAVHIHVLAVHRTFRQQGKGSILMWRYLQYLRCLPCARRALLMCEEFLVPFYQKCGFEALGPCQVTVGGMAFVEMQHSVRGHAFMRRNSGC